A portion of the Poecilia reticulata strain Guanapo linkage group LG23, Guppy_female_1.0+MT, whole genome shotgun sequence genome contains these proteins:
- the plxnc1 gene encoding plexin-C1, translated as MSSVLAVRLNNWMVFFIGTADGQLIKLSVDRKYQPSCPQILLRTSGDNKVFPKLQLDPVDQKHLYVPFKNQVQRVPVSNCTTYQNVKDCLSAQDPFCVWCVSEKSCSFKDDCRGSERLSIPDESKQEIVSHRFLKDSTGEMKIIIQSHLTTEKIQSNFTCDFSTTSTQLCKKQEPKPQYPQCICILSDPLPADDLDVTVTIRLGDTSLSEQIKMINCSSIQGQPSFHLCQRCIRAGCGWRQNSCSWATDAVSNDICENIGQFERNFSKPEISSVSPSVVSFYGRNQAVLSGRNLRDVTRVRIKADLDCDPKESPVLSNNGSSLTFHIPSTKAKGLVKVCVLLPDGSCHGNVTIAYQSSPICTDITPSSSWRSGGRMVNISGTHLDLVEGITHSPTQQEVMPLMSSSYQTLIYKTPAAKNPPVSSSTVFLKVASETLECSKKITYYPDPEFTSFAAVKEGKDVRITIQKKADKLQMTAAELLVVGIHNEVEHPCIITTQEIDNKTETFICKIKNMQSSDIEMIKVTYGHESITLNKSSFQRYFFILLIIFLIPITLVVVFFVYRRQREQLTVRMNKLMENLECDIRNDIRQGFIDLQTEKADLMENVGAIPFLDYKHFASRTFFPESESLIKLCIKDIGQDVEMVELDQHCQKFSRLIQDQLFLTTMVHALEEQKSFTVKDKCTFASLLTVALHGNLSYLTEVMEVLLKDLMQQNSSAAQPKLLLRRTESTVEKLLTNWVSVCLYGFLRESVGQHLYLLVSALTQQISKGPVDCVTEKALYTLSEDWLLWQAQDFSQLKLKVLFAVGSDGEVSEPLEVDALSCDTVEQLKEKILNTFRTKFGFAYNTSIRDVNVEYERDGSFLPLQEVDGGSEVIGDVTKLNTLRHYKVNDGATIKVLSKKTHPPLSAQGSVKDDENFTGKYFHLIDPDVVEDHGKNPERKKLKLKEVYLTKLLSTKVAVHSYVENLFRSIWGMTQNKAPLAIKYFFDFLDAQAENIKITDPDVRHIWKTNSLPLRFWINILKNPQFVFDMEKTPHLDGCLSVIAQAFMDSFSLSEIQLGKHAPTNKLLYAKDIPKFKQEVKVYYKQIREQPAVSDAEFKDFLNGESKKHEGEFNEAAALRELFKFTQRYFTEIKEKLTSNGAPAELLEQLQHVKDLFDELKSCSWN; from the exons ATGAGTTCTGTTCTGGCCGTCAGGCTGAACAACTGGATGGTTTTCTTCATTGGAACAGCAGATGGACAGCTAATCAAG CTTTCTGTGGACAGGAAGTACCAGCCCTCCTGTCCACAGATCCTCCTCAGAACCAGTGGAGACAACAAAGTGTTTCCAAAACTCCAACTGGATCCAGTGGATCAGAAACATCTCTATGTGCCGTTTAAAAACCAG GTTCAACGTGTTCCAGTGTCAAACTGCACAACTTACCAAAATGTGAAGGATTGTCTTTCTGCCCAGGATCCATTCTGTGTCTGGTGTGTCTCTGAGAAAAG ctgCTCATTTAAAGACGACTGCAGAGGTTCTGAGAGGCTGTCCATCCCTGATGAATCCAAGCAGGAAATAGTTTCTCACAGATTTCTGAAGGACTCCACAGGAGAG atgaAAATAATCATCCAATCACACCTGACTACAGAGAAGATTCAGTCTAACTTCACGTGTGATTTCTCTACAACCTCCACCCAGCTTTGTAAAAAACAAGAACCAAAACCACAGTACCCACAATGCATCTGCATTCTCAGTGACCCTTTACCTGCTGATG ATCTCGACGTTACCGTGACGATCAGACTTGGAGACACATCTCTGTCAGAACAAATAAAGATGATTAACTGTTCCAGTATCCAGGGGCAACCAAGTTTTCACCT GTGTCAGCGGTGTATCAGAGCAGGATGTGGATGGAGACAGAACAGCTGCTCCTGGGCCACTGATGCAGTCAGCAAC gatatttgtgaaaacattggGCAGTTTGAGCGGAACTTTTCT aAACCAGAGATCTCCTCCGTCTCTCCCAGTGTTGTGTCTTTCTATGGCAGAAATCAGGCTGTGCTGTCGGGTCGTAACCTCAGAGATGTGACCAGAGTCAGGATTAAAGCTGACCTGGACTGTGACCCAAAGGA ATCTCCTGTGTTAAGCAACAACGGTTCCAGTCTGACCTTCCATATTCCCAGCACAAAAGCTAAAGGCCTGGTCAAAGTGTGTGTTCTCCTTCCAGACGGAAGTTGCCACGGCAATGTCACCATCGCCTATCAGTCTTCACCAATCTGCACTGATATTACAccaagcagcagctggagaag TGGGGGCAGGATGGTCAATATTTCTGGGACTCACCTAGATTTGGTGGAGGGGATCACACACAGCCCCACCCAGCAGGAAGTCATGCCTCTGATGAGCAGCAGCTATCAG acTCTCATATATAAAACACCTGCAGCCAAAAACCCTCCAGTGTCCAGCAGCACCGTGTTTCTGAAAGTAGCCAGTGAAACATTGGAGTGCTCAAAGAAAATAACTTACTATCCTGACCCAGAGTTTACCAGCTTTGCAGCCGTGAAGGAGGGGAAAGATGTTCGTATCACTATTCAG AAAAAGGCAGACAAGCTGCAGATGACTGCAGCAGAGCTGTTGGTTGTGGGAATTCACAATGAAGTTGAACATCCCTGCATCATAACAACTCAAGAAATCGACAACAAGACAGAAACCTTtatctgtaaaattaaaaacatgcaaagctcTGACATTGAGATGATCAAG GTAACATATGGACATGAATCTATAACACTGAACAAATCATCATTTCAacgttatttttttatactgctCATCATATTCCTGATCCCCATCACCCTGGTTG TGGTGTTTTTCGTCTACCGAAGACAACGGGAGCAGCTCACCGTTAGGATGAACAAGTTGATGGAAAACCTGGAGTGTGACATTAGGAATGACATCAGACAAG GATTCATAGATCTGCAGACAGAAAAGGCTGACCTGATGGAAAATGTCGGAGCCATTCCTTTCCTGGACTACAAGCACTTTGCTTCCAGAACCTTCTTCCCTGAG AGTGAATCTTTAATTAAGCTGTGCATCAAAGACATTGGTCAG GACGTGGAGATGGTGGAGCTGGATCAGCACTGCCAGAAGTTCTCCAGGCTGATCCAGGACCAGCTGTTTCTCACCACCATGGTGCACGCGCTAGAGGAGCAGAAAAGCTTCACCGTCAAAGACAA GTGCACATTTGCGTCTCTGCTCACTGTGGCGCTTCACGGCAACCTGTCGTACCTGACGGAGGTGATGGAGGTCCTGCTGAAGGACCTGATGCAGCAGAACAGCAGCGCCGCTCAGCCCAAACTGCTGCTGAGGCGCACCGAGTCCACGGTGGAGAAGCTACTGACCAACTGGGTGTCGGTCTGCCTCTACGGCTTCCTGCGG GAAAGTGTCGGGCAGCATCTGTACCTGCTGGTGAGCGCGCTCACACAGCAGATCTCCAAAGGGCCGGTGGACTGTGTGACAGAGAAAGCTCTGTACACACTCAGTGAGGACTGGCTGCTGTGGCAGGCTCAGGACTTCAGCCagctg AAGCTGAAGGTGCTGTTTGCAGTGGGCAGTGATGGAGAGGTGAGCGAGCCTCTGGAGGTGGACGCCCTCAGCTGCGACACGGTGGAGCAGCTCAAAGAGAAGATCCTCAACACCTTCAGAACCAAGTTTGGCTTCGCATATAACACCTCTATCAGAGATGTCAATGTTG AGTACGAGAGGGATGGAtcatttcttcctcttcaggAGGTGGACGGAGGCTCTGAGGTGATCGGAGACGTGACGAAGCTAAACACACTCAGGCATTACAAG GTTAATGATGGCGCCACCATAAAAGTGCTGTCAAAGAAAACTCATCCTCCACTCAGCGCACAGGGGAGTGTGAAAG ACGACGAAAACTTCACTGGAAAATACTTCCATTTG ATTGACCCCGATGTGGTGGAGGACCATgggaagaacccagagaggaagaagctgaAGCTGAAGGAAGTGTACCTGACCAAGCTGCTCTCCACCAAG gtGGCCGTTCATTCATACGTGGAGAACCTCTTCAGGTCCATCTGGGGGATGACCCAGAACAAAGCTCCCCTTGCCATCAAGTACTTCTTTGACTTCCTGGACGCTCAGGCAGAGAACATAAAGATCACCGACCCAGATGTCCGACACATCTGGAAGACCAACAG CTTGCCGCTGCGCTTCTGGATCAACATCCTGAAAAACCCGCAGTTCGTGTTCGACATGGAGAAGACGCCTCACCTGGACGGCTGCCTGTCGGTCATCGCTCAGGCCTTCATGGACTCCTTTTCTCTGAGCGAGATCCAGCTAGGGAAG CATGCTCCAACCAACAAGCTGCTCTATGCCAAAGACATTCCCAAGTTCAAGCAGGAAGTGAAGGTTTACTATAAGCAGATCAGGGAGCAGCCAGCAGTGAGCGACGCTGAATTTAAAGACTTCCTGAACGGAGAGTCCAAG aaacatgaaGGCGAGTTCAATGAAGCTGCAGCCCTCAGAGAACTCTTCAAATTCACACAGCGATACTTCACAGAG attaaagAGAAGCTGACCAGTAACGGCGCCCCTGCTGAGCTGTTGGAGCAACTGCAGCATGTCAAAGATTTGTTTGACGAACTGAAGAGCTGCTCCTGGAACTGA